From a single Mycolicibacterium moriokaense genomic region:
- a CDS encoding helix-turn-helix transcriptional regulator — MAETTSRVLQLLGLLQSRRVWTGEELAERLGVTTRSVRRDVDRLRDLGYPVHASKGHGGGYQLGAGAALPPLLLDPDEAVAMAVSLRLAAGGTVAGVGEAALRALSKLDQVMPSRLRSQVSAVHDATVTLTSPSSTEAVEPDILMTLARACRDREHVNLRYVDIRGNATQRRLEPYQLVTTGRRWYLLAYDRDKQDWRSLRLDRMSDVTALGSTFSKRDAPDAAAYVQRSISASPYRYVARVRYRASEQALAQHFSPASVAIEPDGPDACIVTAGADDPERMVLYFATVGYDFEVLEPPEVAQAVKVLADRLRRASVKR, encoded by the coding sequence ATGGCGGAGACGACCAGCCGGGTCCTGCAGCTCCTCGGTTTGCTGCAGTCACGCCGCGTATGGACCGGCGAGGAGCTGGCCGAGCGGCTCGGCGTGACGACCCGCAGCGTCCGCCGCGACGTGGATCGGCTGCGTGACCTCGGCTATCCCGTGCACGCCAGCAAGGGCCACGGCGGCGGGTACCAGCTGGGCGCGGGCGCGGCGCTGCCTCCGCTGCTGCTCGACCCCGACGAGGCCGTCGCGATGGCCGTGAGTCTTCGGCTCGCGGCGGGCGGCACGGTCGCCGGTGTCGGCGAAGCGGCGCTTCGAGCGCTGAGCAAGCTGGATCAGGTGATGCCGTCGCGGCTGCGGTCGCAGGTGTCGGCGGTGCACGACGCGACCGTCACGCTGACGTCGCCGTCGTCGACCGAAGCCGTCGAACCCGACATCCTGATGACGCTGGCGCGTGCCTGCCGCGACCGCGAGCACGTCAACCTGCGCTACGTCGACATCCGCGGCAACGCCACACAGCGGCGGCTCGAGCCCTACCAACTGGTGACGACCGGCAGGCGCTGGTACCTACTGGCCTACGACCGCGACAAGCAGGATTGGCGCAGCCTGCGGCTGGACCGGATGTCCGACGTGACGGCTCTCGGCAGCACGTTCTCCAAACGTGACGCGCCCGACGCCGCGGCCTATGTGCAACGGTCGATCAGCGCCTCGCCGTACCGCTACGTGGCGCGGGTGCGCTACCGCGCATCCGAACAAGCCCTCGCGCAACACTTTTCACCCGCTTCGGTGGCCATCGAGCCGGACGGCCCCGACGCCTGCATCGTCACCGCGGGCGCCGACGACCCCGAGCGGATGGTGTTGTACTTCGCGACCGTCGGCTACGACTTCGAGGTACTCGAACCGCCCGAGGTCGCGCAAGCCGTCAAGGTCCTGGCCGACCGGTTGCGTCGCGCGTCCGTCAAGAGGTGA
- a CDS encoding endonuclease/exonuclease/phosphatase family protein — MRMATFNILHGRSVHDGVVHRDRLIDAIRQLDPDILALQEVDLDQPRSGMADLTAVAATAMDAVSHRFVAAIAGTPGATWMAATGREQPGTAAYGIALLSRYPVDDWQVVRLPRIPMRFPMYLRGPNRVQVVNEEPRAAVIARLETPVGPLTVANTHLSFVPGWNRRQLRLLMRDLRGFPGPHVLMGDLNMAPSQAGRLSGLRPLGQAATFPADGPETQLDHILTDDDGLRVSDCCAPRLPISDHRALVVDISRG; from the coding sequence ATGCGGATGGCCACTTTCAACATCCTGCACGGACGCAGCGTGCATGACGGGGTTGTGCACCGGGACCGACTCATCGACGCGATAAGGCAACTCGATCCCGACATCCTCGCGCTGCAGGAGGTCGACCTCGATCAACCGCGCTCAGGGATGGCCGATCTGACGGCCGTCGCCGCGACCGCGATGGATGCGGTGAGCCATCGATTCGTCGCCGCCATCGCGGGCACCCCCGGCGCGACGTGGATGGCCGCAACCGGGCGCGAACAGCCGGGCACCGCCGCCTACGGCATCGCCCTGCTCTCGCGATACCCAGTCGACGACTGGCAGGTGGTGCGCCTGCCCCGCATCCCGATGCGGTTCCCGATGTACCTGCGTGGCCCCAACCGGGTGCAGGTCGTCAACGAGGAACCGCGGGCGGCGGTGATCGCGCGGCTGGAGACCCCGGTCGGGCCGCTGACCGTCGCCAACACGCATCTGTCGTTCGTGCCCGGGTGGAATCGCAGGCAGCTCCGGCTGCTCATGCGCGATCTGCGGGGTTTTCCGGGGCCGCACGTGTTGATGGGTGACCTGAACATGGCGCCGTCTCAAGCGGGCCGGCTGAGTGGGCTGCGGCCGCTGGGCCAGGCGGCGACGTTTCCCGCCGACGGGCCGGAGACGCAACTCGACCACATCCTGACCGACGACGACGGACTGCGGGTGAGCGATTGCTGCGCGCCGAGGCTGCCGATCTCCGATCACCGAGCCCTTGTCGTCGACATTTCGAGGGGCTGA
- a CDS encoding oxygenase MpaB family protein, producing MYLPHQLVGQFVNQRFDQAVRKHFFRGMEFAAPVGDPGWFGPGSAVWHVHSHMHALIFGLQCAAYLERLDPSIYWMGMHHSRLVKRNEDGTAVPVIDPKGAAVRLGHSVAFFIGTAYGSTETAERLAQSVRAMHHTIKGVRPDGARYDADDPEWLRWNYATVVWGLATAHELYHPNPLRGKKIDKYYGEFVRVGHALGGTDLPTTKADTLECLKAYLPRLAVTHGTAMSTGPNLALPHSAIDWAVRDTMPKWAKELIQHRDPNIVERTARRATVWSIINGLELAAGTAPEFRQAQARVKSGTTVPHTLPSYVLGDDPVRSRDEVELSFR from the coding sequence GTGTACCTGCCGCACCAGTTGGTCGGGCAGTTCGTCAATCAGCGATTCGACCAGGCCGTGCGCAAGCACTTCTTCCGCGGCATGGAGTTCGCGGCACCCGTCGGCGACCCCGGCTGGTTCGGCCCCGGCAGCGCCGTCTGGCACGTCCACTCCCACATGCACGCGCTGATCTTCGGACTGCAGTGCGCCGCCTACCTGGAACGGCTGGACCCGTCGATCTACTGGATGGGCATGCATCACTCGCGGCTGGTCAAACGCAACGAGGACGGCACGGCCGTGCCCGTGATCGATCCGAAGGGCGCCGCGGTGCGGCTCGGTCACTCCGTCGCGTTCTTCATCGGGACCGCTTACGGCTCGACCGAGACGGCCGAGCGGCTCGCCCAGTCGGTTCGCGCAATGCACCACACCATCAAAGGGGTCCGGCCCGACGGGGCACGTTACGACGCCGACGACCCGGAGTGGCTGCGCTGGAACTACGCGACCGTCGTCTGGGGTCTCGCGACCGCGCACGAGCTGTATCACCCGAACCCGCTGCGCGGCAAGAAGATCGACAAGTACTACGGCGAGTTCGTCCGCGTCGGCCATGCCCTCGGCGGCACCGACCTGCCCACCACCAAGGCCGACACCCTGGAGTGCCTCAAGGCGTATCTGCCGAGGCTTGCGGTCACGCACGGCACCGCGATGTCGACCGGGCCCAATCTCGCGTTGCCGCACAGCGCCATCGACTGGGCAGTCCGCGACACGATGCCGAAATGGGCCAAGGAACTGATCCAGCATCGCGATCCCAACATCGTTGAGCGCACGGCCAGGCGCGCCACGGTCTGGAGCATCATCAACGGCTTGGAGCTCGCGGCAGGAACGGCACCCGAATTCCGGCAGGCGCAGGCCAGGGTCAAGTCAGGAACCACGGTGCCGCACACGCTGCCGTCTTATGTACTCGGCGACGACCCAGTGCGCAGCCGCGACGAGGTCGAGCTCAGCTTCCGCTGA
- a CDS encoding glycoside hydrolase family 38 N-terminal domain-containing protein → MHVISAEATQLFTGPSQAPQQLVRVTYTDGAGSVRIEGDRLTGRAKADPGDGSIEVPVVVTDPIPGEVRGARVIAGDSITPFEFIVAEPGWTMYMVSHFHYDPVWWNTQGAYTSLWTEDPPGRCRQTNGFDLVRAHLEMARREPEYKFVLAEVDYLKPFWDTHPEERADLRRFIAEGRVEIMGGTYNEPNTNLTSPETTIRNFVHGIGFQRGILGANPATAWQLDAFGHDPQFPGMAAEAGLTSSSWARGPHHQWGPMLGGGDPERMQFSSEFEWIAPSGRGLLTHYMPAHYAAGWWMDSAATLEEAEAATYELFASLKKVALTRNVLLPVGTDYTPPNKWVTEIHRDWNERYTWPKFVCALPREFFAAVRAELTERGVEASPQTRDMNPIYTGCHVSYIDTKQANRATEDAVLDAEKFAVFAGLLGGATYPEAALAKAWVQLVYGAHHDAITGSESDQVYLDLLTGWRDAWELGTTARDNALAMLSQAVDGDVVVWNAVAHKRSDVVTARFERPVGPGVRVFDSDGSELPAHVEHGGREVSWLVRDVPSLGWQSYRLEPASSADGWKPLDGNEIGNSHYRLRVDPARGGGVVSLVEVASDRELIVAGRVGNELAVYDEYPAHPQAGEGPWHLLPKGPVVCSSAGQAEVQTYRGPLGERVVIRGRIGDLLRYTQTLTLWHDVARVDCRTTVDEFTGADRLLRLRWPCPVPGALPVSEVGDAVIGRGFGLLHEKGEQSAVDSATHPWTLDNPAYGWFGLSSAARVRVDAGVRAISVAEVVTPAAEASAPMTRALMVALVRAGVTATCSDADHPRYGNLDVDSNLPDARIAIGGPGENSFVAAVLAAADPEYTGELERQLQSTGHARVWVPAAAPLADEWVPGADLRPVRALPVLIVAGSNLEAAVDTLVEDLADFEIVVDQTAPAGLEPFESRTVAVLNRGIPGFAVDSDGTLHTSLMRSCTGWPSGTWIDPPRRTAPDGSNFQLQHWTHTFEYAVVSGDGDWRQAAIPARSAEFSRPLHAVIENTGAAGGLPPWGSLLEIEPAGTVQLGALKAAGNPLAGGSARHVHPVDGVAVRLVETSGAATEVEVRSGLRRVAAAARVDLLEQPRVQHLSSGDLTLHGFEIATVLTRLNLPKVLEADHTVLAPDAEAAQPLYARYWLHNRGPAPLGGLPAVAHLHPQHVAVEPNSQVQLRLTVSSDCSDTVLHGRVRLLCPDRWTADPAELPFMLPPGGHLATDVLLDAPKDAAPGLYPIRAELVLTGHHVSMPPSWRQVVEDVCVATVSAPTDDSLLRFVADPQPVDVKAGERAVLTVNVATDAYADIAVEAHLISPWGTWEWIGPGVTGVDLAARGTAELTFDIAPPAWVEPGRWWALIRVAGAGQLLYSPAVEVTVR, encoded by the coding sequence GTGCACGTGATCTCCGCGGAGGCGACGCAGCTGTTCACCGGGCCGTCGCAGGCGCCGCAGCAGTTGGTGCGGGTCACCTACACCGATGGAGCCGGGAGCGTGCGCATCGAAGGTGACCGCCTGACCGGGCGCGCCAAGGCCGACCCCGGCGACGGCAGCATCGAGGTGCCCGTCGTGGTGACCGACCCGATCCCCGGCGAGGTGCGCGGCGCGCGGGTGATCGCCGGGGACAGCATCACGCCGTTCGAGTTCATCGTCGCCGAACCCGGCTGGACGATGTACATGGTCAGCCACTTCCACTACGACCCCGTGTGGTGGAACACCCAGGGGGCGTACACGAGTCTGTGGACCGAGGACCCGCCGGGGCGCTGCAGACAGACCAACGGCTTCGACTTGGTGCGCGCCCATCTCGAAATGGCGCGGCGCGAACCAGAATACAAGTTCGTGCTGGCCGAGGTCGACTACCTCAAGCCGTTCTGGGACACCCATCCAGAAGAGCGCGCCGACCTGCGCAGGTTCATCGCAGAGGGCCGCGTCGAGATCATGGGCGGCACCTACAACGAACCCAACACCAATCTGACGAGCCCGGAGACCACGATCCGGAACTTCGTGCACGGCATAGGGTTTCAGCGCGGAATCCTGGGGGCCAACCCCGCCACCGCATGGCAGCTCGACGCGTTCGGGCACGATCCACAGTTCCCCGGTATGGCGGCCGAGGCGGGCCTGACGTCCAGCTCGTGGGCGCGCGGACCGCACCATCAGTGGGGTCCGATGCTCGGGGGTGGCGATCCCGAACGGATGCAGTTCAGCAGCGAGTTCGAGTGGATCGCACCGTCCGGTCGCGGTCTGCTGACCCATTACATGCCAGCCCATTACGCGGCCGGGTGGTGGATGGACTCGGCCGCCACGCTCGAGGAAGCCGAGGCCGCGACGTACGAGTTGTTCGCGTCGCTGAAGAAGGTCGCGTTGACGCGCAACGTGCTGTTGCCGGTCGGCACCGATTACACGCCGCCGAACAAGTGGGTCACCGAGATCCATCGCGATTGGAATGAGCGCTACACGTGGCCGAAGTTCGTGTGCGCGTTGCCAAGAGAGTTCTTCGCCGCGGTGCGCGCCGAGCTGACCGAGCGCGGTGTCGAGGCGTCGCCGCAGACCCGCGACATGAACCCGATCTACACCGGCTGCCACGTGTCCTACATCGACACCAAGCAGGCGAACCGGGCGACGGAGGACGCGGTGCTGGACGCCGAGAAGTTCGCGGTGTTCGCGGGTCTGCTCGGAGGAGCGACCTATCCGGAAGCCGCGCTGGCCAAAGCCTGGGTGCAACTCGTCTACGGCGCGCACCACGACGCGATCACCGGCTCGGAGTCCGACCAGGTTTACCTCGACCTGCTGACGGGATGGCGCGACGCGTGGGAACTCGGCACGACGGCGCGCGACAACGCGCTGGCCATGCTGTCGCAGGCGGTCGACGGGGACGTCGTCGTCTGGAATGCGGTGGCGCACAAACGCAGTGATGTGGTGACGGCGAGATTCGAACGACCCGTCGGACCTGGGGTTCGGGTGTTCGATTCCGACGGTAGCGAGTTGCCCGCGCATGTCGAGCACGGGGGGCGGGAGGTCAGCTGGCTGGTGCGTGACGTGCCGTCGTTGGGGTGGCAGTCGTATCGCCTGGAACCCGCGTCCTCGGCCGACGGCTGGAAGCCGTTGGACGGGAACGAGATCGGCAACAGTCACTACCGGCTGCGGGTGGACCCCGCACGGGGCGGCGGAGTGGTTTCGTTGGTTGAGGTCGCATCGGATCGCGAATTGATTGTCGCGGGCAGGGTCGGCAATGAGCTCGCGGTGTACGACGAGTACCCCGCACATCCGCAGGCCGGTGAGGGACCATGGCATCTGCTGCCGAAGGGCCCGGTCGTCTGCTCGTCGGCGGGCCAGGCTGAGGTCCAGACGTATCGTGGACCGCTGGGGGAGCGGGTGGTGATCCGCGGCCGCATCGGAGATCTGTTGCGCTACACGCAGACCCTGACGCTGTGGCACGACGTGGCGCGCGTCGACTGCCGGACCACCGTCGATGAGTTCACGGGAGCCGACCGCCTGCTGCGGTTGCGCTGGCCGTGTCCGGTCCCTGGGGCATTGCCGGTCAGCGAGGTTGGCGATGCGGTGATCGGCCGCGGATTCGGGCTGCTGCACGAGAAGGGTGAGCAGTCGGCCGTCGACTCGGCCACGCACCCGTGGACGCTGGACAACCCCGCCTACGGCTGGTTCGGTCTGTCCTCGGCCGCGCGGGTGCGGGTGGACGCCGGGGTGCGTGCCATATCCGTGGCCGAGGTGGTGACGCCGGCGGCGGAGGCGTCGGCCCCGATGACCCGCGCGCTGATGGTCGCGCTGGTCCGTGCGGGCGTCACCGCAACGTGTAGCGACGCCGACCATCCGCGTTACGGCAATCTCGATGTGGACTCCAACCTGCCCGATGCGCGGATCGCCATCGGTGGTCCAGGCGAGAATTCGTTCGTCGCAGCGGTTTTGGCTGCGGCCGATCCGGAGTACACCGGGGAGCTCGAACGCCAGTTGCAGTCGACGGGCCACGCCCGAGTCTGGGTGCCGGCCGCGGCGCCGCTAGCAGACGAGTGGGTGCCGGGTGCGGATCTACGCCCGGTGCGTGCGCTGCCGGTGCTCATCGTGGCGGGTTCGAATCTCGAGGCGGCGGTCGACACCTTGGTCGAGGACCTCGCCGACTTCGAGATCGTCGTCGACCAGACGGCGCCCGCGGGACTCGAACCCTTCGAATCGCGCACGGTCGCGGTGCTCAACCGCGGAATACCGGGATTCGCCGTCGATTCCGACGGCACCCTGCACACGTCGCTGATGCGTTCGTGCACCGGTTGGCCGTCGGGCACCTGGATCGACCCGCCACGACGCACCGCACCCGACGGCTCCAACTTCCAGCTGCAGCACTGGACGCACACCTTCGAATACGCGGTGGTGTCCGGTGACGGCGACTGGCGTCAGGCCGCGATCCCGGCCCGCAGCGCAGAGTTCTCCCGGCCGCTGCATGCCGTCATCGAGAACACCGGCGCCGCAGGCGGTTTACCCCCGTGGGGTTCGCTACTGGAGATCGAGCCGGCGGGCACCGTGCAACTCGGCGCGCTGAAGGCGGCGGGCAATCCGTTGGCGGGTGGTAGCGCCCGGCACGTCCACCCCGTCGACGGTGTCGCGGTGCGCTTGGTCGAGACCTCCGGTGCCGCAACCGAGGTGGAGGTCCGGTCGGGCCTGCGTCGCGTGGCGGCGGCCGCGCGCGTCGACCTCCTCGAACAGCCCCGTGTTCAACATCTTTCGTCGGGCGATCTCACCCTGCACGGATTCGAGATCGCCACCGTCCTGACCCGGCTGAACCTGCCGAAGGTGCTGGAGGCCGACCACACCGTGCTGGCGCCCGACGCCGAGGCGGCACAGCCGCTGTATGCGCGGTACTGGCTGCACAACCGCGGCCCTGCACCACTCGGCGGCCTGCCGGCCGTCGCGCACCTGCATCCGCAGCACGTCGCCGTCGAACCGAATTCGCAGGTACAGCTGCGACTTACGGTATCCAGCGACTGCAGCGACACCGTGTTGCACGGCAGGGTCAGGCTCTTGTGCCCGGACCGCTGGACGGCCGATCCCGCCGAGTTGCCGTTCATGCTGCCGCCGGGCGGGCACCTCGCGACCGATGTGCTGCTCGATGCACCCAAGGACGCGGCGCCGGGCCTGTACCCGATTCGCGCCGAACTCGTCCTGACCGGCCACCACGTCTCGATGCCACCGTCCTGGCGGCAGGTCGTCGAGGACGTCTGCGTCGCAACGGTTTCCGCCCCGACCGACGACAGCCTGTTGCGGTTCGTCGCCGACCCACAGCCCGTCGATGTCAAGGCGGGTGAACGCGCCGTCCTGACAGTGAATGTCGCCACCGACGCCTACGCCGACATCGCCGTCGAGGCCCACCTGATCAGCCCGTGGGGGACCTGGGAGTGGATCGGCCCAGGGGTGACGGGAGTCGACCTGGCGGCGCGCGGCACGGCCGAACTCACCTTCGACATCGCGCCGCCGGCCTGGGTGGAGCCCGGCCGGTGGTGGGCGTTGATCCGGGTCGCGGGCGCCGGGCAACTGCTGTACTCGCCCGCCGTCGAGGTGACGGTCCGGTGA
- a CDS encoding DUF6319 family protein, whose translation MTLDTLAPEAQSVYYDTPDAVVPPAQEAVTEEAVAAEPAEAVEEKPKKAPAKKPAGKKSKTLELTLTVTGTADGEWRAELKQGTTYRARNLAVAAAAVSRAAKELHEDLSAPIDELIEEARTQQAAKVAALEAELEAARKALAELE comes from the coding sequence ATGACTCTAGATACCCTGGCACCCGAAGCGCAGTCCGTCTACTACGACACGCCGGATGCGGTGGTTCCGCCCGCTCAAGAGGCTGTCACCGAGGAGGCCGTCGCAGCGGAGCCCGCGGAGGCCGTAGAGGAGAAGCCCAAGAAGGCTCCGGCCAAGAAGCCGGCGGGTAAGAAGTCGAAGACGCTCGAGCTGACGCTGACGGTCACTGGGACCGCCGACGGCGAATGGCGCGCGGAATTGAAGCAGGGCACCACCTATCGAGCGCGGAATCTCGCCGTCGCGGCCGCCGCAGTGTCCCGCGCCGCGAAGGAACTGCACGAGGATCTCTCTGCACCGATCGACGAGCTCATCGAGGAGGCGCGCACCCAGCAGGCTGCGAAGGTCGCCGCGCTCGAGGCCGAGCTGGAAGCCGCTCGCAAGGCCCTCGCCGAACTGGAGTGA
- a CDS encoding nucleotidyltransferase, with the protein MPARNDDLRDALKRAASALRAHGPDFALAGGYALWVFGGPEPVHDVDFVVAEADTEKAVATLQEAGFNIERTPEDWLFKACVGDEFVIDVLHRLNGVPVEPETVLSAEECDVLAVRMRVMRPTHVMTEKLNALNEHNCDFASLVPGVRAVREQLDWDHLRTATKDNDFAAAFLFLADRLGLTS; encoded by the coding sequence GTGCCCGCACGCAACGACGATCTGCGCGACGCGCTCAAGCGCGCCGCGTCGGCCCTGCGTGCGCACGGTCCGGACTTCGCGTTGGCCGGCGGCTACGCGCTGTGGGTGTTCGGCGGTCCCGAGCCCGTGCACGACGTGGATTTCGTCGTCGCGGAAGCCGATACGGAAAAGGCTGTCGCCACACTGCAGGAGGCCGGGTTCAACATCGAGCGCACGCCCGAGGACTGGCTGTTCAAGGCCTGCGTGGGCGACGAATTCGTCATCGACGTGCTGCACCGTCTGAATGGTGTGCCGGTCGAACCGGAAACCGTGTTGTCCGCCGAGGAATGCGACGTGCTTGCGGTGCGGATGCGGGTCATGCGGCCGACGCACGTGATGACCGAGAAGCTCAACGCACTCAACGAGCACAACTGCGATTTCGCGTCATTGGTGCCGGGTGTCCGCGCGGTGCGTGAGCAACTCGACTGGGATCACCTGCGAACCGCGACCAAGGACAACGATTTCGCGGCCGCGTTCCTGTTCCTGGCCGACCGGCTCGGACTCACCTCTTGA
- a CDS encoding DinB family protein, whose product MAAMPPPIADERAGLREYVAAQQHAFYAVAFGLTDEQARSTPTVSALSIGGLIKHVTGCQRGWMERVGAAPELVEVDLRAMEDRAADYQDEFVMREDETLADVLAKFDEQNAETIRLIETADLDAAVPIPQNVPWFPKDVPAWSVRWVLFHMIEELARHAGHADIIRESIDGATLYELLAALEDWEPTPWLTPWGKEPVNR is encoded by the coding sequence ATGGCCGCGATGCCCCCACCGATCGCCGATGAACGAGCCGGCCTGCGCGAGTACGTCGCCGCGCAACAGCATGCGTTTTATGCGGTGGCCTTCGGCCTGACCGACGAGCAGGCGAGGTCGACGCCGACGGTCAGCGCCCTGTCGATCGGCGGACTGATCAAACACGTCACGGGATGCCAGCGGGGGTGGATGGAACGGGTGGGCGCCGCGCCGGAACTGGTCGAGGTGGACCTTCGAGCGATGGAGGACCGGGCGGCCGACTACCAGGACGAGTTCGTGATGCGCGAGGACGAGACACTGGCAGACGTCCTGGCCAAGTTCGACGAGCAGAACGCCGAGACGATCCGGCTGATCGAGACCGCCGACCTGGACGCTGCAGTGCCGATTCCGCAGAATGTGCCGTGGTTCCCGAAGGATGTCCCGGCCTGGTCGGTGCGGTGGGTCCTCTTCCACATGATCGAGGAGCTGGCCCGGCATGCCGGACACGCCGACATCATTCGCGAAAGCATCGACGGCGCAACCCTTTACGAACTGTTGGCCGCGTTGGAGGACTGGGAGCCGACACCGTGGCTGACGCCGTGGGGCAAGGAGCCGGTAAACAGGTAG
- a CDS encoding TetR/AcrR family transcriptional regulator yields the protein MSSPTRWAGVPLTDRRAERRAQLIDAAFRLFGEGGEAAVAVRSVCRECGLNTRYFYESFADTDDLLGAVYDQVSAQLGAEVEAAIAASGDSLRDRTRAGIAAVLGFSSADPRRGRILFTDARANPVLAARRAATQDLLREGVLTEGWRLNPGSDPVAAQVGAALYAGAMAELAQQWLAGNLGDDLDAVVEYAVQTVLP from the coding sequence ATGTCCAGTCCGACCCGATGGGCGGGCGTGCCGTTGACCGACCGCCGCGCCGAGCGACGTGCGCAGCTGATCGACGCCGCGTTCCGCCTGTTCGGCGAGGGTGGCGAGGCGGCTGTGGCGGTGCGGTCGGTGTGCCGCGAGTGCGGGCTGAACACCCGCTACTTCTACGAGAGTTTCGCCGACACCGACGATCTGCTGGGCGCGGTCTACGACCAGGTGAGTGCGCAGCTCGGGGCGGAGGTGGAGGCGGCGATCGCCGCATCGGGCGATTCGCTTCGCGATCGGACGCGGGCGGGGATCGCGGCGGTGCTGGGATTCAGCTCTGCCGATCCGCGGCGCGGTCGGATTCTGTTCACCGATGCGCGGGCCAATCCGGTGCTTGCGGCGCGACGGGCGGCTACCCAGGATCTGCTGCGCGAAGGCGTGTTGACCGAAGGCTGGCGGCTGAATCCGGGCTCGGATCCTGTTGCGGCACAAGTCGGTGCGGCGCTGTACGCCGGCGCGATGGCCGAGTTGGCCCAGCAGTGGCTGGCGGGAAATCTCGGCGACGACCTCGACGCCGTCGTCGAGTATGCGGTGCAGACCGTGCTGCCCTGA
- a CDS encoding alpha/beta fold hydrolase: MQTRSGTAVCGKVELYYEDLGDPQAPPVLLIMGVGAQLPMWPDGFCKRLVKQGYRVIRYDHRDVGLSTKMAGHRAQGSVYRRVARYAMGRSSAVPYTLVDMADDAAALLNDLGIDSAHVVGASMGGMIAQVLAGNHPSRVRSLGILMSSSGKAFSALPRWRVIRLAFGGPGKDAPWEERLESEVRNISIINGPNFLPPIEQLRRRVEELRARSDYPQGMLRQFDAILGTGSLVRYTRSIVAPTVVIHGSEDPMVRPRNGRNLARVIDGARYVVVDGMGHDLPEPVWRPVIETLTENFTAAP, from the coding sequence ATGCAAACGCGCAGCGGGACGGCGGTCTGCGGGAAAGTCGAGCTCTATTACGAGGATCTCGGCGACCCGCAGGCCCCGCCCGTGCTGCTGATCATGGGCGTCGGCGCACAGCTGCCAATGTGGCCGGACGGGTTCTGTAAGCGGTTGGTCAAGCAGGGCTATCGGGTGATCCGGTACGACCATCGCGACGTTGGGCTCTCCACGAAGATGGCCGGCCACCGCGCGCAGGGTTCGGTGTATCGGCGGGTGGCCCGCTATGCGATGGGCCGGTCTAGCGCGGTCCCGTACACGCTGGTCGATATGGCCGACGACGCTGCGGCGCTGCTGAACGATTTGGGGATCGATAGTGCGCATGTCGTCGGGGCGTCGATGGGCGGGATGATCGCGCAGGTGTTGGCGGGTAACCATCCGTCGCGGGTGCGATCGCTCGGGATTCTCATGTCGAGTTCGGGCAAGGCGTTCTCGGCGCTGCCGCGGTGGCGGGTGATCCGGTTGGCGTTCGGCGGGCCGGGCAAGGATGCGCCATGGGAGGAACGGTTGGAGTCGGAGGTCCGCAACATCTCGATCATCAACGGCCCGAATTTCCTACCGCCCATTGAGCAGTTGCGGCGACGCGTCGAGGAGTTACGCGCCCGCAGCGACTATCCGCAGGGCATGCTGCGCCAGTTCGACGCGATCCTGGGCACCGGCAGCCTGGTGCGCTACACGCGCAGCATCGTGGCGCCGACGGTGGTGATCCACGGTTCGGAGGATCCGATGGTGCGGCCACGCAATGGGCGCAACCTGGCCCGGGTAATCGACGGGGCCCGGTATGTGGTCGTCGATGGCATGGGACACGATCTGCCCGAACCGGTTTGGCGTCCGGTCATCGAGACGCTGACGGAGAACTTCACCGCCGCTCCGTAG
- a CDS encoding DinB family protein translates to MNMTTTSVTAELAFQLDFHWTNALRPRLEGLTDDEYFWQPVPNCWTVRRDGGIDFAYPPPEPAPFTTIAWRLAHVIVGVLAMRNHSHFGAPEAGYETWPYATDAATALHQLDVQYRTWIDGVRGLSEDALWRPCGPAEGPYADYPMATLVLHINREVIHHGAEIACIRDLYVHTKKGN, encoded by the coding sequence ATGAACATGACGACGACGAGCGTGACGGCGGAGCTGGCCTTCCAACTCGACTTCCACTGGACGAACGCCCTACGGCCTCGGCTCGAGGGCCTGACCGATGACGAGTACTTCTGGCAGCCGGTCCCAAACTGCTGGACGGTGCGCCGCGACGGCGGCATCGACTTTGCGTATCCGCCGCCCGAGCCAGCGCCGTTCACGACGATCGCGTGGCGGCTCGCGCACGTGATCGTCGGCGTCCTCGCGATGCGCAACCACAGCCATTTCGGGGCGCCGGAGGCCGGCTATGAGACCTGGCCCTACGCGACAGACGCCGCGACGGCGCTGCACCAGCTAGACGTGCAGTACCGCACGTGGATCGACGGCGTGCGCGGGCTCTCCGAAGACGCTCTGTGGCGCCCCTGCGGACCGGCTGAGGGACCGTACGCTGACTATCCGATGGCCACCCTTGTTCTGCACATCAACCGTGAGGTTATTCATCACGGCGCCGAAATCGCCTGCATCCGAGATCTTTACGTCCACACCAAGAAGGGAAACTGA